A single Macaca mulatta isolate MMU2019108-1 chromosome 15, T2T-MMU8v2.0, whole genome shotgun sequence DNA region contains:
- the LOC100426243 gene encoding LOW QUALITY PROTEIN: olfactory receptor 2S2 (The sequence of the model RefSeq protein was modified relative to this genomic sequence to represent the inferred CDS: inserted 1 base in 1 codon), with translation MEKANETSPVMGFTLLGLSAHPELEKTFFVLILLMYLVILLGNGVLILVTILDSRLHTPMYFFLGNLSFLDICFTTSSVPLVLDSFLTPQETISFSACAVQMALSFAMAGTECLLLSVMAFDRYVAICNPLRYPVIMSKAAYVPMAASSWAIGGAASMVHTSLAIQLPFCGNNIINHFTCEXLAVLKLACADISINVISMEVTNVIFLGVPVLFISFSYVFIIATILRIPSAEGRRKAFSTCSAHLTVVIVFYGTLFFMYGKPKSKDSMGADKEDLSDKLIPLFYGVVTPMLNPIIYSLRNKDVKAAVRSLLRPKGFTQ, from the exons ATGGAAAAAGCCAATGAGACCTCCCCTGTGATGGGGTTCACTCTCCTGGGGCTCTCTGCCCACCCAGAGCTGGAAAAGACATTCTTCGTGCTCATCCTGCTAATGTACCTGGTGATCCTGCTGGGCAACGGGGTCCTCATCCTGGTGACCATCCTTGACTCCCGCCTGCACACACCCATGTACTTCTTCCTGGGGAACCTTTCCTTCCTGGACATCTGCTTCACTACCTCCTCAGTCCCACTGGTCCTGGACAGCTTTTTGACTCCCCAGGAAACCATCTCCTTCTCAGCCTGTGCTGTGCAGATGGCACTCTCCTTTGCCATGGCAGGAACAGAGTGCTTGCTCCTGAGTGTGATGGCGTTTGATCGCTATGTGGCCATCTGCAACCCCCTTAGGTACCCTGTGATCATGAGCAAGGCTGCCTATGTGCCCATGGCTGCCAGCTCCTGGGCTATTGGTGGTGCTGCTTCCATGGTACACACATCCTTGGCAATTCAGCTGCCCTTCTGTGGGAACAACATCATCAACCACTTCACCTGTG ATCTGGCTGTTCTCAAGTTGGCCTGTGCTGACATTTCCATCAATGTGATCAGCATGGAGGTGACAAATGTGATCTTCCTGGGAGTCCCGGTTCTGTTCATCTCTTTCTCCTATGTCTTCATCATCGCCACCATCCTGAGGATCCCCTCAGCTGAGGGGAGGAGAAAGGCCTTCTCCACCTGCTCTGCCCACCTCACTGTGGTGATTGTCTTCTACGGGACCTTATTCTTCATGTATGGGAAGCCCAAGTCTAAGGACTCCATGGGAGCAGACAAAGAGGATCTTTCAGACAAACTCATCCCTCTTTTCTATGGGGTGGTGACCCCCATGCTCAACCCCATCATCTACAGCCTAAGGAACAAGGACGTGAAGGCCGCTGTGAGGAGCCTGCTGAGACCAAAAGGCTTCACTCAGTGA